In the Penaeus chinensis breed Huanghai No. 1 chromosome 31, ASM1920278v2, whole genome shotgun sequence genome, one interval contains:
- the LOC125042081 gene encoding zyxin-like, translated as MKVLVTLLWAAATASWAAPDNGHNYQASVPIPQLPQYPPGSYYVQLPDTRFMRVEYLADSKGFQPTVSFVGVPGCLCPDVYSEPMPIPAEKYSEPMPVTAEEYSEPMPIPAQEFSCTDQYSHPAPAPAPRQQYTEPAPAPSPSQQYSQPYPVLALFPAQEYSQPASAFPNLLCKRVPAIYRARQSAIYFLCVLGGAWGALQATYGAPNTAAPPAAHEGYGNANYAFKWDVDDSSSGNFYGHQEERDGDNTQGSYYVQLPDGRLMRVEYYVDDWGFHPTVTFEGEAKYQNNVDQVYGQPATTPSSYYSQPGK; from the exons ATGAAG GTACTAGTTACACTACTGTGGGCGGCTGCGACGGCATCGTGGGCAGCTCCAGATAACGGTCACAACTACCAGGCCTCAGTACCCATTCCCCAGTTACCCCAATACCCACCGGGCAG TTACTACGTCCAGCTGCCGGACACCCGCTTCATGAGGGTCGAGTACTTGGCTGACTCGAAAGGTTTCCAACCCACGGTCTCCTTCGTGGGTGTACCCGGATGCCTCTGCCCAGAT GTATATTCTGAACCTATGCCCATCCCTGCAGAGAAGTATTCTGAACCCATGCCCGTCACTGCCGAGGAGTATTCTGAACCCATGCCTATCCCTGCCCAGGAGTTCTCCTGCACAGAC CAATACTCCcatcctgctcctgctcctgctcctcgtcAGCAGTATACCGAGCCAgcccctgctccttccccttctcagcAGTATTCCCAGCCCTACCCTGTCCTTGCCCTCTTTCCTGCCCAGGAATATTCACAGCCTGCTTCTGCCTTTCCCAATTTGTTGTGCAAACGTGTGCCTGCTATTTACAGAGCTCGG CAATCCGCCATCTACTTCCTGTGCGTGCTGGGAGGAGCCTGGGGCGCCCTGCAAGCCACCTACGGTGCCCCTAACACCGCCGCCCCTCCGGCCGCCCACGAGGGGTACGGCAACGCCAACTACGCCTTTAAGTGGGACGTAGATGACTCCAGCTCGGGGAATTTCTACGGCCATCAGGAGGAGCGCGACGGAGATAACACCCAGGGCAG CTACTACGtacagctccccgacggccgcttAATGAGGGTCGAGTACTACGTGGACGACTGGGGCTTCCATCCCACGGTAACTTTCGAAGGGGAAGCCAAGTACCAGAACAACGTAGACCAGGTGTACGGACAGCCAGCCACAACACCGTCCTCGTACTATTCGCAGCCTGGGAAATGA